Proteins found in one Streptomyces sp. CB09001 genomic segment:
- a CDS encoding NAD(P)H-dependent oxidoreductase, protein MSVRILALVGSLRAGSHNRQLAEAAVRFAPEGAEVQLFEGLGEIPFYNEDVDVEGSVPAAAAKLREAAQGAQAFLLFSPEYNGTIPAVLKNAIDWLSRPYGAGAFTGKPVAVVGTAFGQYGGVWAQDEARKAVGIAGGKVIEDLKLSIPGSLTRFAETHPADDAEVAGQLTEVVARLHGHADEAIAA, encoded by the coding sequence ATGTCTGTCCGCATCCTTGCGCTCGTCGGCAGCCTTCGCGCCGGTTCGCACAACCGCCAGCTCGCCGAGGCGGCCGTCAGGTTCGCGCCGGAGGGCGCCGAGGTGCAGCTGTTCGAGGGGCTTGGCGAGATCCCCTTCTACAACGAGGACGTCGACGTCGAGGGCAGCGTCCCGGCCGCCGCCGCGAAGCTGCGCGAGGCCGCCCAGGGCGCGCAGGCCTTCCTGCTCTTCTCGCCCGAGTACAACGGCACCATCCCGGCCGTCCTGAAGAACGCCATCGACTGGCTGTCCCGCCCCTACGGCGCCGGCGCCTTCACCGGCAAGCCCGTCGCCGTGGTCGGCACGGCCTTCGGCCAGTACGGCGGCGTGTGGGCGCAGGACGAGGCCCGCAAGGCCGTGGGTATCGCGGGCGGCAAGGTGATCGAGGACCTCAAGCTGTCCATCCCCGGCTCGCTGACCCGCTTCGCCGAGACCCACCCGGCCGACGACGCCGAGGTGGCCGGCCAGCTGACCGAGGTCGTCGCCCGGCTGCACGGCCACGCGGACGAGGCCATCGCCGCCTGA
- a CDS encoding ScbR family autoregulator-binding transcription factor, which translates to MRADGTLQERAKATRRSLVEAAAQLFAEQGYAATSVNGISARSGRTSGAVYFHYTGKEGIAVAVVEDRFATWPQLAARYGDDTVPPLERLVAVSYDIAHALTRDPVTRAGARLWTERTVIKAYVPDPFALWTAATTRLLAQARLAGHVNEGIRPARTARTLVPAFFGLCTLTEAIEGTTVLDGRGEPAMGQAALRVTGDTRPPASDGHADGQPSAPSKGQSAPRRETEA; encoded by the coding sequence ATGAGGGCGGACGGAACGTTGCAGGAACGGGCGAAGGCAACCCGCAGATCCCTGGTGGAAGCGGCAGCCCAACTGTTCGCCGAACAGGGATATGCTGCCACCAGCGTCAACGGCATAAGCGCGAGGTCGGGCCGTACCAGCGGCGCCGTCTACTTCCACTACACCGGCAAGGAAGGAATCGCCGTCGCCGTCGTCGAGGATCGGTTCGCCACCTGGCCCCAGCTCGCAGCACGCTACGGAGACGACACCGTCCCCCCTCTCGAACGGCTCGTCGCCGTCAGCTACGACATCGCACACGCCCTTACTCGGGATCCCGTGACGCGTGCCGGTGCCCGTCTGTGGACCGAGCGCACCGTCATCAAAGCTTACGTTCCCGACCCCTTCGCACTCTGGACCGCCGCCACCACGCGACTGCTCGCACAGGCCCGGCTGGCAGGACACGTCAACGAGGGCATCCGCCCCGCCCGCACGGCCCGCACCCTGGTGCCCGCCTTCTTCGGTCTGTGCACCCTCACCGAGGCAATCGAGGGCACGACCGTCCTCGACGGCCGCGGCGAACCAGCCATGGGCCAGGCTGCTCTGCGAGTCACCGGCGACACTCGCCCTCCCGCGTCCGATGGTCACGCGGACGGTCAACCCTCTGCGCCTTCGAAAGGACAGTCGGCGCCACGCCGGGAGACCGAGGCGTGA
- a CDS encoding tetratricopeptide repeat protein, whose protein sequence is MDMTYYDHGTPAERWERGRMFFDAKDYAAAARVLDGLVAQVPEQNGPRLLLARSYYHSAQLRRAEAELRTLVERDPVEQYARLMLGRTLERQGRQEEADAQLRIASALAGDFAEL, encoded by the coding sequence GTGGACATGACGTACTACGACCACGGAACGCCGGCGGAGCGCTGGGAGCGCGGGCGGATGTTCTTCGACGCCAAGGACTACGCCGCGGCCGCGCGTGTCCTGGACGGACTGGTCGCGCAGGTGCCCGAGCAGAACGGCCCGCGGCTGCTGCTGGCGCGTTCCTACTACCACTCGGCACAGCTGCGGCGGGCGGAGGCCGAGCTGCGGACCCTCGTCGAGCGCGACCCCGTCGAGCAGTACGCCCGGCTGATGCTGGGCCGTACCCTCGAACGGCAGGGGCGGCAGGAGGAGGCCGACGCACAGCTGCGGATCGCCTCGGCCCTCGCGGGCGACTTCGCGGAACTCTGA
- a CDS encoding pirin family protein — protein MSNLDREAVPSLCGGRGFVVTEPVRELLSPRHVKLGESTEVRRLLPNLGRRMVGAWCFVDHYGPDDIADEPGMQVPPHPHMGLQTVSWLHEGEVLHRDSTGSLQTIRPRQLGLMTSGRAISHSEESPRPHARLLHGAQLWVALPDTHRHTDPHFEFHAELPRVAAPGLTATVLLGTLDTATSPGTTYTPLVGADLALTGGTDVRLPLERDFEYAVLAMSGAAHVDGVPLVPGSMLYLGCGRTELPLRADSDAGLMLLGGEPFEEELIMFWNWIGRSQEEIVQARRDWMEGARFGEVEGYDGDPLPAPVLPSVPLKPRGRLR, from the coding sequence ATGAGCAACCTTGATCGCGAGGCCGTACCCAGTCTCTGCGGCGGCCGCGGCTTCGTGGTGACGGAGCCCGTACGGGAACTTCTCAGCCCTCGCCACGTCAAGCTCGGCGAGTCCACCGAGGTGCGCCGACTGCTGCCCAACCTGGGCCGGCGCATGGTCGGCGCCTGGTGCTTCGTCGACCACTACGGCCCCGACGACATCGCCGACGAGCCCGGCATGCAGGTGCCGCCCCATCCGCACATGGGGTTGCAGACGGTGAGCTGGCTGCACGAGGGCGAGGTACTGCACCGTGACTCCACCGGCAGCCTGCAGACCATCCGCCCGCGCCAGCTGGGCCTGATGACCTCCGGCCGCGCGATCAGCCACTCGGAGGAGAGCCCGCGCCCGCACGCGCGCCTCCTGCACGGCGCGCAGCTGTGGGTGGCCCTGCCGGACACCCATCGCCACACCGACCCGCACTTCGAGTTCCACGCCGAACTGCCCCGGGTCGCGGCCCCGGGACTGACCGCCACCGTGCTCCTCGGCACCCTCGACACCGCCACCTCGCCCGGCACCACGTACACCCCCCTCGTCGGCGCCGACCTGGCCCTCACCGGCGGCACGGACGTACGCCTGCCGCTGGAACGGGACTTCGAGTACGCGGTACTGGCCATGAGCGGCGCGGCGCACGTCGACGGTGTGCCCCTGGTGCCGGGCTCGATGCTCTACCTCGGCTGCGGCCGCACCGAACTGCCGCTGCGGGCCGACTCGGACGCGGGCCTGATGCTGCTGGGCGGCGAGCCGTTCGAGGAGGAGCTGATCATGTTCTGGAACTGGATCGGACGGTCGCAGGAAGAGATCGTACAGGCCCGGCGGGATTGGATGGAAGGGGCGCGGTTCGGAGAGGTGGAGGGGTACGACGGGGACCCGTTGCCAGCCCCTGTGCTGCCTTCGGTGCCACTGAAGCCGCGCGGAAGGCTGCGCTGA
- a CDS encoding HAD family phosphatase: MTTLDHALLDWSLEAVVFDCDGTLMDSERHWQEARSRAFREHGLQPPPGFAEQALGLHYEDCGRLMAQAVHKPELAEDLTAALLDHFLALVTEEPVTMPGAARLVRLLSGRLPLAVASNCPRVVVEGSLERAGLLAHFRHLVVPDAGDRVRPKPHPDVYAVAARLCGVPPRRALAVEDSLTGVEAARRASLRVLGVGPRPQGDGAIRADAWLPSLDAPELLAWAHALDSPQGPRTP, encoded by the coding sequence GTGACCACCTTGGACCACGCTTTGCTCGACTGGTCACTCGAAGCCGTCGTCTTCGACTGCGACGGCACCCTCATGGACAGCGAACGCCACTGGCAGGAGGCCCGCAGCCGGGCCTTCCGGGAGCACGGCCTTCAACCACCGCCCGGGTTCGCGGAGCAGGCCCTCGGCCTGCACTACGAGGATTGCGGCCGGCTCATGGCCCAGGCCGTGCACAAACCCGAACTGGCCGAGGACCTGACAGCCGCGCTTCTCGACCACTTTCTGGCACTGGTCACCGAAGAACCGGTGACGATGCCGGGTGCTGCCCGGCTCGTACGGCTGCTCTCCGGCCGTCTGCCGCTCGCGGTGGCCAGCAACTGCCCGAGAGTGGTGGTCGAAGGCAGCTTGGAACGGGCCGGGCTGCTCGCGCACTTTCGGCACCTCGTCGTCCCCGACGCCGGGGACCGCGTACGCCCCAAGCCCCATCCCGACGTGTACGCCGTGGCGGCCCGGCTCTGCGGTGTCCCCCCACGCCGGGCGCTCGCGGTGGAGGACTCCCTGACCGGTGTGGAGGCAGCCCGCCGGGCAAGCCTGCGGGTCTTGGGCGTCGGTCCCCGGCCGCAGGGCGACGGTGCCATCCGGGCCGACGCGTGGTTACCGTCGCTGGACGCTCCCGAACTGCTGGCCTGGGCCCACGCGCTCGACAGCCCGCAGGGGCCACGAACGCCGTGA
- a CDS encoding SDR family NAD(P)-dependent oxidoreductase, with product MTTTLITGANKGLGFETARRLLAAGHTVYAAARDPERGRRAAEELGARPLVLDVTDDASVAAAVRTVTADGGLDVLVNNAGIEQRGEHNSVTGADDTTADLLRTVFETNVFGLVRVTHAFLPLLHSSAAPVVVNVSSGLASLTGLTSPETPGYGYPGLAYPASKTAVNALTVQYAKAFPGMRINAVEPGFTATDLNGNTGTQTVAQGAEVIVRMARLGPDGPTGGYFDAAGPLPW from the coding sequence ATGACGACCACACTGATCACCGGAGCCAACAAGGGCCTCGGCTTCGAGACGGCCCGCCGCCTCCTCGCCGCGGGCCACACCGTCTACGCCGCCGCCCGCGATCCCGAGCGCGGCCGCCGCGCAGCCGAGGAACTGGGTGCGCGGCCCCTCGTCCTCGACGTCACCGACGACGCCTCCGTCGCCGCCGCCGTGCGGACCGTGACGGCCGACGGCGGCCTGGACGTGCTGGTCAACAACGCCGGCATCGAGCAGCGCGGCGAGCACAACTCCGTGACCGGCGCGGACGACACGACCGCCGACCTGCTGCGCACCGTCTTCGAGACCAACGTCTTCGGTCTGGTGCGGGTGACCCACGCGTTCCTGCCGCTGCTGCACAGCTCCGCCGCGCCGGTCGTGGTCAACGTGAGCAGCGGCCTGGCCTCGCTGACCGGGCTCACCTCGCCGGAGACTCCCGGGTACGGCTACCCGGGCCTCGCCTACCCGGCGTCCAAGACCGCGGTCAACGCGCTGACCGTGCAGTACGCGAAGGCGTTCCCCGGGATGCGGATCAACGCGGTCGAGCCGGGCTTCACCGCCACCGACCTGAACGGCAACACCGGTACGCAGACCGTGGCCCAGGGCGCAGAGGTGATCGTCCGGATGGCCCGGCTGGGTCCGGACGGACCCACCGGGGGCTACTTCGACGCGGCGGGCCCGCTGCCCTGGTAG
- a CDS encoding DUF4397 domain-containing protein: MTSRTTITVAASAGACVLALGLTGPAATAAPEQAQGTGLVSVFHGIPGMTVDVYANGDELLSGFKPGTVTDPRSLDAGTYDIEVFKAGQDPDGTPALGKEVKVTEGSNATVAAHLSTDGKPRLTTFANDVSKTDTGKARLTVRHVAAAPAVDVRANGQPLFTDLTNPGEDTTSVDSGTVTADVVLAGTDTGAIGPAELTLKEGTANVVYAWGSAEDKTLTLADQTFSGPKSTPHAVHPGGAGAAIIPNSSDQWALWAATPERSR, translated from the coding sequence ATGACTTCCCGCACCACCATCACCGTCGCCGCCTCGGCCGGGGCCTGCGTCCTGGCCCTCGGCCTGACCGGACCCGCCGCCACGGCTGCTCCGGAACAGGCGCAGGGCACGGGCCTGGTGTCCGTCTTCCACGGCATCCCCGGGATGACGGTCGACGTCTACGCCAACGGCGACGAACTGCTCAGCGGCTTCAAACCCGGCACGGTGACCGATCCCCGGTCCCTCGACGCGGGGACCTACGACATCGAGGTCTTCAAGGCCGGTCAGGATCCCGACGGCACACCGGCCCTCGGGAAGGAGGTGAAGGTGACCGAAGGCAGCAACGCGACCGTCGCCGCCCATCTCTCCACCGACGGCAAGCCCCGGCTGACGACGTTCGCCAACGACGTCTCGAAGACGGACACCGGCAAAGCGCGCCTCACGGTACGCCACGTCGCGGCCGCGCCCGCCGTGGACGTACGGGCAAACGGGCAGCCCCTGTTCACCGACCTGACGAACCCGGGCGAGGACACCACGTCCGTCGACTCGGGCACCGTGACCGCCGACGTCGTGCTCGCCGGCACGGACACCGGGGCCATCGGACCGGCCGAACTCACTCTCAAAGAGGGCACGGCCAACGTTGTCTACGCGTGGGGCAGCGCCGAGGACAAGACTCTGACTCTGGCCGACCAGACCTTCAGCGGCCCGAAGTCGACGCCCCACGCGGTCCACCCGGGCGGCGCCGGCGCGGCAATAATTCCGAACTCGTCCGACCAGTGGGCGCTCTGGGCCGCGACGCCGGAGCGGTCGCGGTGA
- a CDS encoding peptide deformylase: MGTPSDRVPLAERVEELLAVGGPLPVVAAGEPVLRRAAEPFDGQLAPALLARFVEALRLTMHTAPGVGLAAPQVGVGLRIAVIEDPAPVPEEVRVARGRVPQPFRVLVNPSYEPVGAGRAAFFEGCLSVPGWQAVVARHAEVRLRARDEHGRAVDEVFAGWPARIVQHETDHLDGTLYLDRAELRSLASNAAMAALWSQPTPLRAASALGFELPGPAA, translated from the coding sequence ATGGGAACTCCGAGTGATCGTGTCCCGCTGGCCGAGCGGGTCGAGGAACTGCTCGCCGTCGGCGGCCCGTTGCCCGTCGTCGCGGCCGGTGAACCGGTGCTGCGGCGCGCGGCGGAGCCGTTCGACGGGCAGTTGGCCCCCGCACTCCTCGCGAGGTTCGTCGAGGCGCTGCGGCTGACCATGCACACGGCGCCCGGCGTCGGACTGGCCGCGCCACAGGTCGGCGTGGGGCTGCGGATCGCGGTGATCGAGGATCCGGCGCCGGTGCCGGAGGAGGTGCGGGTGGCGCGGGGGCGGGTGCCGCAGCCGTTCCGGGTGCTGGTCAATCCCTCGTACGAGCCGGTCGGCGCCGGGCGGGCCGCGTTCTTCGAGGGCTGTCTGAGCGTGCCGGGCTGGCAGGCGGTGGTGGCGCGCCACGCCGAGGTGCGGCTGCGGGCGCGGGACGAGCACGGACGGGCGGTGGACGAGGTGTTCGCGGGCTGGCCGGCCCGGATCGTGCAGCACGAGACGGACCACCTCGACGGCACGCTGTACCTGGACCGGGCCGAGCTGCGCTCGCTGGCCTCGAACGCGGCGATGGCGGCGCTCTGGTCCCAGCCGACGCCGCTACGCGCGGCGTCGGCACTGGGCTTCGAACTGCCCGGCCCGGCGGCCTGA
- a CDS encoding NAD(P)/FAD-dependent oxidoreductase, with amino-acid sequence MTQSDSLTYDVVVIGAGPVGENVADRTRAAGLSTAIVESELVGGECSYWACMPSKALLRPVLARADARRLPGLARAVQEPLDAQAVLARRDGFTSHWKDDGQVQWVEGIGADLYRGQGRLAGPRTVEVAGPDGTRRTLTARHAVAVCTGSAAALPPLPGLAEVRPWTSREATSAKSAPGRLIVVGGGVVAVEMATAWQALGSRVTMLVRGGLLARMEPFAGELVAEGLTEAGVDIRTGVSVESVTRENGTVVAVTDTGDRLEADEILFATGRTPRTGDVGLETVGLKPGSWLPVDDSLRVEGHDWLYAVGDVNHRALLTHQGKYQARIAGAAIAARASGVPILESDPWGAHAATADHDAVPQVVFTDPEVASVGLSLAEAEQAGHRVRAVDVDIAVAGSSLYGDDYKGRARMVVDLADEIVRGVTFVGPGVGEMIHSATIAVAGQVPISRLWHAVPSYPTISEVWLRLLETYRDN; translated from the coding sequence ATGACGCAATCGGATTCCCTCACGTACGACGTCGTGGTGATCGGGGCGGGCCCCGTCGGTGAGAACGTCGCCGACCGCACCCGCGCGGCCGGGCTGTCCACCGCGATCGTGGAGAGCGAACTGGTCGGCGGCGAATGCTCCTACTGGGCGTGCATGCCCAGCAAGGCCCTGCTGCGCCCGGTCCTCGCCCGCGCGGACGCCCGCCGCCTGCCCGGGCTCGCCCGGGCCGTCCAGGAACCCCTCGACGCGCAGGCCGTCCTCGCCCGCCGCGACGGGTTCACCTCGCACTGGAAGGACGACGGCCAGGTCCAGTGGGTCGAGGGCATCGGCGCCGACCTGTACCGCGGACAGGGGCGGCTCGCCGGACCACGCACGGTGGAGGTGGCCGGTCCCGACGGCACCCGCCGGACCCTGACCGCCCGGCACGCCGTCGCCGTCTGCACCGGCAGCGCCGCCGCCCTGCCCCCGCTGCCCGGACTCGCCGAGGTGCGCCCCTGGACCAGCCGCGAGGCCACCAGCGCCAAGAGCGCGCCCGGCCGGCTGATCGTGGTCGGCGGCGGAGTCGTCGCCGTCGAGATGGCCACCGCCTGGCAGGCCCTCGGATCCCGGGTGACGATGCTGGTGCGCGGCGGCCTGCTCGCCCGCATGGAGCCGTTCGCCGGGGAACTGGTCGCCGAGGGGCTCACCGAGGCCGGCGTGGACATCCGCACCGGCGTCTCCGTCGAATCGGTCACCCGCGAGAACGGCACCGTCGTCGCCGTCACCGACACCGGCGACCGCCTGGAGGCCGACGAGATCCTCTTCGCCACCGGCCGGACGCCGCGCACCGGTGACGTCGGACTGGAGACCGTCGGACTGAAGCCCGGTTCCTGGTTGCCGGTCGACGACAGCCTCCGGGTGGAGGGCCACGACTGGCTCTACGCCGTCGGCGACGTCAACCACCGCGCCCTCCTCACCCACCAGGGCAAGTACCAGGCACGCATCGCGGGGGCCGCCATCGCCGCCCGTGCCTCCGGGGTACCGATCCTGGAGTCCGACCCCTGGGGCGCGCACGCCGCGACCGCCGACCACGACGCCGTTCCCCAGGTGGTGTTCACCGACCCCGAGGTGGCGTCCGTCGGCCTGAGCCTGGCCGAGGCCGAACAGGCCGGGCACCGAGTCCGCGCCGTCGACGTCGACATCGCGGTGGCGGGTTCGAGTCTGTACGGCGACGACTACAAGGGCCGCGCCCGCATGGTGGTCGACCTGGCGGACGAGATCGTCCGCGGCGTCACCTTCGTCGGCCCCGGCGTCGGGGAGATGATCCACTCCGCGACGATCGCCGTCGCCGGCCAGGTGCCGATCAGCCGCCTGTGGCACGCGGTCCCGTCGTACCCGACGATCAGCGAGGTGTGGCTGCGGCTCCTGGAGACGTACCGGGACAACTGA
- the trxA gene encoding thioredoxin, producing the protein MTSTVELTKENFDQTVTDNEFVLIDFWAEWCGPCKQFGPVYEKAAEANPDLVFGKVDTEAQPELAQAFGISSIPTLMIVRDQVAVFAQPGALPEAALTDVIGQARNLDMDEVRKAVAEQQAQAGQSGQEGQ; encoded by the coding sequence ATGACCAGCACCGTGGAACTCACCAAGGAGAACTTCGACCAGACAGTCACGGACAACGAGTTCGTGCTGATCGACTTCTGGGCGGAGTGGTGCGGTCCGTGCAAGCAGTTCGGACCGGTCTACGAGAAGGCGGCGGAGGCCAACCCGGACCTGGTGTTCGGCAAGGTGGACACCGAGGCGCAGCCCGAGCTGGCGCAGGCCTTCGGCATCAGTTCGATCCCGACGCTGATGATCGTGCGGGACCAGGTGGCCGTGTTCGCGCAGCCGGGCGCGCTGCCGGAGGCGGCCCTCACCGACGTGATCGGACAGGCCCGGAACCTGGACATGGACGAGGTTCGCAAGGCGGTGGCCGAGCAGCAGGCGCAGGCCGGTCAGAGCGGCCAGGAAGGCCAGTAG
- a CDS encoding LacI family DNA-binding transcriptional regulator — translation MVQIPNPPPDPTAPRSVPTSADVARLAGVSRATVSYVLNNTGAVRISEPTRRRVREAARELGYVPHAAARSLRAGHSRMVLMPAPSFPAGPLYSRFLNELQWALGRLDYTVVQYGTVGLRGDEAARAWAELRPVAVLAPGSDLGPQGVEVLKRSGARAVVTLGPEAVDGAHALLTDQAGVGRGATRHLYERGRRRIGVVVPAERGLDVFSAPRLAGARAAVSGTDATVTELSLAYDEGDAARLAARWRPLGLDAVFAYNDEYAMLLMRALQDEGLDIPGHAAVIGADDLMLGRLLRPRLSTVHLELPAGRDLAALVDRAVHDPGAAPERRKVLGATVVHRESS, via the coding sequence ATGGTGCAGATACCGAATCCACCGCCCGATCCCACCGCACCGCGCTCCGTGCCCACGAGCGCCGATGTGGCCCGCCTGGCCGGCGTGTCGCGCGCGACCGTCTCCTACGTCCTCAACAACACCGGCGCCGTACGGATCAGCGAACCCACCCGCCGCCGCGTCCGCGAGGCCGCCAGGGAACTCGGCTACGTCCCGCACGCCGCGGCCCGCTCACTGCGCGCCGGGCACAGCCGCATGGTCCTGATGCCGGCGCCGTCCTTCCCCGCCGGCCCGCTCTACAGCCGGTTCCTCAACGAACTCCAGTGGGCGCTCGGCCGCCTCGACTACACCGTCGTGCAGTACGGCACCGTCGGCCTGCGCGGCGACGAGGCCGCCCGCGCCTGGGCCGAACTACGCCCGGTCGCCGTCCTCGCACCCGGTTCCGACCTCGGCCCGCAGGGCGTGGAGGTCCTCAAACGCTCCGGGGCACGCGCGGTAGTCACCCTCGGCCCCGAGGCCGTCGACGGAGCGCACGCGCTGCTGACGGACCAGGCGGGCGTCGGCCGCGGCGCGACCCGTCACCTGTACGAGCGCGGACGCCGCAGAATCGGCGTCGTCGTGCCCGCGGAACGCGGCCTGGACGTCTTCTCGGCGCCGCGTCTCGCGGGCGCCCGCGCGGCCGTGTCCGGCACCGACGCCACCGTCACCGAACTGTCCCTCGCCTACGACGAAGGGGACGCCGCCCGCCTCGCGGCACGCTGGCGCCCCCTGGGGCTCGACGCGGTGTTCGCGTACAACGACGAGTACGCGATGCTGCTGATGCGTGCCCTCCAGGACGAGGGCCTCGACATTCCCGGCCACGCCGCCGTGATCGGCGCCGACGACCTGATGCTGGGCCGGCTGCTGCGGCCCCGGCTGAGCACCGTCCACCTGGAACTGCCCGCCGGCCGCGACCTGGCCGCACTCGTCGACCGGGCGGTGCACGACCCCGGCGCCGCGCCCGAACGCCGCAAGGTGCTGGGCGCGACGGTGGTGCACCGGGAGTCGAGCTGA
- a CDS encoding TetR/AcrR family transcriptional regulator: MSAALPPSLPMPPDAVGPSELLELGTGIEEDEPCLRADAARNRARLLEAAGRLVAEHGAAALTMEAVAAAACVGKGTVFRRFGDRTGLLTALLDHSERKFQAALLSGPPPLGPGAPPVERLRAFGCAQLRRSIDELDLQLAAEPSAERRHTAAPRRFLLGHLALLLREAVPDGDSELLSHTLLAYLDAALIHHLTEQCGLPPERLRAGWYDLVARVTRTDPVA, translated from the coding sequence ATGTCCGCCGCCCTGCCGCCCTCCCTCCCGATGCCCCCGGACGCCGTCGGCCCGTCCGAGCTGCTGGAACTGGGCACCGGCATCGAGGAGGACGAGCCCTGCCTGCGGGCCGACGCCGCGCGCAACCGGGCCCGGCTGCTGGAGGCCGCCGGGCGCCTGGTCGCCGAGCACGGCGCGGCCGCCCTGACCATGGAGGCGGTGGCCGCCGCGGCCTGCGTCGGCAAGGGCACCGTCTTCCGCCGCTTTGGCGACCGCACCGGACTGCTCACGGCGCTCCTGGACCACTCCGAGCGCAAGTTCCAGGCCGCGCTGCTGAGCGGTCCGCCGCCCCTGGGCCCCGGCGCACCGCCGGTCGAGCGGCTGCGGGCCTTCGGCTGCGCACAGCTGCGCCGCTCCATCGACGAACTCGATCTGCAACTCGCCGCCGAGCCGAGCGCGGAACGCCGCCACACGGCCGCGCCGCGCCGCTTCCTGCTCGGCCACCTCGCCCTGCTGCTGCGGGAGGCGGTGCCGGACGGCGACAGCGAACTGCTGTCCCACACGCTGCTGGCGTATCTCGACGCCGCGCTGATCCACCACCTCACCGAACAGTGCGGGCTGCCCCCGGAGCGGCTGCGGGCCGGCTGGTACGACCTGGTCGCCCGGGTGACCCGCACCGACCCCGTGGCCTGA
- a CDS encoding LysR family transcriptional regulator: MIDLRRLHVLRAVSHYGTVTAAARALHFTTSAASQQIRQLARDLGVDLLEPQGRGVRLTAAAESLLEHADAIEARWDEAEQELRAGEGAPAGPLRVTGFPVAVAVLLAPMAARLRERHPRLSVRIREVDVAESFDLLFEGESDLAVVEATPASPSAADTRFEQRPLLDEPFDLVVPVDHPVAGREEADLADVAHEAWIAPLPQSPCRTHMVAACGAAGFTPDVVHLAVDWNVTAHLVAHGLGVALVPRLARLTPELPIVRVPCAGRPHRKLLTCTRGGGHGRAAVAAALDELRTLAAAAVA, translated from the coding sequence ATGATTGATCTGCGCAGGCTGCATGTGCTTCGGGCCGTCTCCCACTACGGCACCGTCACCGCGGCGGCCCGCGCCCTGCATTTCACCACCTCGGCCGCCTCGCAGCAGATCCGGCAGCTCGCCCGGGACCTGGGCGTCGACCTGCTGGAGCCGCAGGGGCGCGGGGTGCGGCTCACCGCCGCCGCGGAGAGCCTGCTGGAACACGCCGACGCGATCGAGGCCCGCTGGGACGAGGCCGAACAGGAACTGCGGGCGGGGGAGGGGGCCCCGGCCGGACCGCTGCGGGTGACGGGGTTCCCGGTGGCCGTCGCCGTCCTGCTGGCCCCGATGGCGGCGCGGCTGCGCGAGCGGCACCCCCGGCTGTCGGTGCGGATCCGGGAGGTCGACGTGGCGGAGAGCTTCGACCTGCTCTTCGAGGGGGAGAGCGATCTGGCGGTGGTGGAGGCGACTCCGGCCAGCCCGTCTGCGGCCGACACCCGCTTCGAACAGCGGCCGCTCCTGGACGAGCCGTTCGACCTGGTCGTCCCCGTGGACCATCCGGTGGCCGGACGGGAGGAGGCCGACCTCGCCGACGTGGCCCACGAGGCCTGGATCGCGCCGCTGCCGCAGAGTCCCTGCCGGACGCACATGGTGGCGGCCTGCGGTGCCGCCGGGTTCACCCCCGACGTGGTCCATCTCGCGGTGGACTGGAACGTCACGGCCCACCTGGTCGCGCACGGGCTCGGCGTGGCGCTGGTGCCCCGGCTCGCCCGGCTCACCCCCGAGCTGCCGATCGTCCGCGTGCCCTGCGCAGGGCGGCCGCACCGCAAACTGCTGACCTGCACGCGCGGCGGTGGGCACGGTCGCGCGGCGGTCGCGGCGGCGCTGGACGAGCTGCGCACGCTGGCCGCCGCGGCGGTGGCCTGA